Proteins encoded in a region of the Solanum dulcamara chromosome 9, daSolDulc1.2, whole genome shotgun sequence genome:
- the LOC129903635 gene encoding uncharacterized protein LOC129903635, with amino-acid sequence MGGVEFEGTVDPIDAEQWLEWIERVFELLECSDTAKFKYVVSLLQNDAYDWWVSIPNVRAKPPVLIWNDFVKEFYKKYVPPAYHDVKKKEFLNFEQRSMSIAEYQQKFLRLSCYARGIINNEKDKYSQFKDGLNDSIRKSVVVLQHENFCKLVLAALTWERIDKEQAGKNEHKFRKAYADSGCPSKRGRFNSYQANTFCKLAQHKQNRSSSFTVSTLSYGRDKTRIHTCAQCGRNHFGTCRRVFGAFFNCGSFDHKVRDCPNPNPTSSPRTEGSVQKPVTTPSQGNRGAIFRNPQATGAGAANLAGGSRATVRAYAMR; translated from the coding sequence atgggtggagttgagtttgaaggcacTGTTGACCCTATAGATGCCGAGCAGTGGTTGGAATGGATTGAAAGAGTGTTCGAGCTGTTAGAGTGTTCAGACACTGCCAAATTTAAGTATGTTGTCTCATTGTTACAAAACGATGCCTATGATTGGTGGGTAAGTATACCGAATGTCAGGGCAAAACCTCCTGTTCTTATTTGGAATGATTTTGTGAAAGAATTTTATAAGAAGTATGTCCCACCTGCTTATCATGatgtaaagaaaaaagagttcttAAATTTTGAGCAAAGGAGTATGTCTATCGCTGAATATCAGCAGAAGTTTCTTAGGCTGTCCTGCTATGCTAGGGGTATTATTAATAACGAAAAAGATAAGTATAGTCAATTCAAAGACGGTTTGAATGATTCTATTAGAAAATCTGTAGTAGTCCTACAACATgaaaacttttgtaaattagttttaGCTGCTCTTACTTGGGAAAGGATCGACAAGGAACAAGCTGGTAAAAATGAACATAAGTTCAGGAAAGCTTATGCAGATTCGGGATGCCCATCTAAAAGGGGGAGGTTTAACAGTTACCAAGCTAATACTTTTTGCAAGTTAGCCCAACATAAGCAGAATAGATCAAGTTCCTTTACTGTCAGCACTCTAAGCTATGGCCGAGATAAGACTCGCATACACACCTGTGCACAATGTGGAAGGAATCACTTTGGTACTTGTAGAAGAGTTTTTGGAGCTTTTTTTAATTGTGGGAGCTTCGATCATAAGGTGAGGGATTGTCCTAATCCTAACCCCACTTCTTCTCCGCGCACGGAAGGCTCAGTTCAAAAACCTGTTACCACTCCTTCTCAAGGGAATAGAGGTGCTATATTTAGAAATCCACAAGCAACAGGTGCAGGTGCAGCCAATCTAGCTGGTGGGTCAAGAGCTACAGTACGAGCTTATGCGATGAGATAG